The Faecalibacterium prausnitzii genome includes a window with the following:
- the rsmH gene encoding 16S rRNA (cytosine(1402)-N(4))-methyltransferase RsmH produces the protein MGSETIGQAFDPASFEHVPVLLNECLDGLAIDPAGIYLDGTAGGAGHSRQIALRLDAEQGGRLISLDQDPDAVQTARARLAGLPATVVQINFRYAGQALEQLGIDKINGALLDLGVSSHQLDDAARGFSYRADAPLDMRMSQEGETAADLVNTESREELARILKDYGEEPFAWQIAGKIVEAREASPIETTLQLADIVASAMPAAERRKNKNPSRRTFQALRIAVNHELDALEEGMDTIFEHLAPGGRLCIITFHSLEDRLVKNKFRRWATACTCPPEFPVCVCGGRAKAKLITRRPIEANTQELEENRRSRSAHLRVLEKI, from the coding sequence ATGGGCAGTGAAACGATCGGACAAGCCTTTGACCCGGCCTCGTTTGAGCATGTGCCTGTGCTTTTGAACGAGTGCCTGGACGGCCTTGCCATTGATCCGGCAGGCATCTATCTGGACGGCACCGCAGGCGGTGCGGGGCATTCCCGCCAGATCGCGCTGCGGCTGGACGCGGAACAGGGCGGCAGGCTCATCTCGCTGGATCAGGACCCGGACGCGGTGCAGACCGCGCGGGCGCGGCTGGCCGGGCTGCCTGCCACCGTGGTGCAGATCAACTTCCGCTATGCGGGACAAGCTCTGGAACAGCTGGGCATCGACAAGATCAACGGAGCGCTGCTGGACCTCGGCGTTTCCAGCCACCAGCTGGACGATGCTGCCAGAGGCTTTTCCTACCGGGCAGACGCTCCGCTGGACATGCGGATGAGCCAGGAGGGCGAGACCGCCGCCGACCTCGTGAACACCGAGAGCCGGGAGGAGCTGGCCCGCATCCTCAAGGATTACGGCGAAGAACCCTTCGCCTGGCAGATCGCGGGCAAGATCGTCGAGGCGCGGGAGGCTTCCCCCATCGAGACGACATTGCAGCTGGCCGACATCGTGGCCAGCGCCATGCCGGCGGCCGAGCGGCGCAAGAACAAGAACCCGTCCCGCCGCACCTTCCAGGCGCTGCGCATTGCAGTCAACCACGAGCTGGACGCACTGGAAGAGGGCATGGACACCATCTTTGAGCATCTGGCCCCCGGCGGGCGGCTGTGCATCATCACCTTCCACTCGCTGGAAGACCGGCTGGTGAAGAACAAGTTCCGCCGTTGGGCCACCGCCTGCACCTGCCCGCCGGAGTTCCCGGTCTGCGTCTGCGGCGGCAGGGCCAAAGCAAAACTCATCACCCGCAGACCCATCGAAGCAAATACGCAGGAGCTGGAAGAGAACCGGCGCAGCCGGTCGGCACATCTCCGCGTTCTTGAAAAAATTTAA
- a CDS encoding cell division protein FtsL yields the protein MGQAAYDMTEVRRRRAPQTQRNVPLRVEKGGKPRLNPVRAAMQHALQLLSAALLVGFAVSLLWSESQLVELNSKIQNAKAELVSEQSQYTYYNSALNNRTNITSVEETATRLGLMKIDQSQITYIRLDEGSVLVRKESAVRQWTDLLHDGAMMVMGRVNRAN from the coding sequence ATGGGCCAGGCAGCATATGATATGACAGAGGTGCGCCGCAGAAGAGCACCCCAGACGCAGAGGAACGTTCCGCTGCGGGTGGAAAAAGGCGGCAAGCCCCGGCTGAACCCGGTGCGCGCTGCCATGCAGCACGCATTGCAGCTGCTCTCGGCGGCGCTGCTGGTGGGCTTTGCCGTCAGCCTGCTGTGGAGCGAGTCCCAGCTGGTGGAGCTGAACAGCAAGATCCAGAACGCCAAGGCAGAGCTCGTCAGCGAGCAGAGCCAGTACACCTACTACAACAGTGCACTGAACAACCGCACCAACATCACCAGCGTGGAAGAGACGGCCACCCGCCTCGGTCTGATGAAAATCGACCAGAGCCAGATCACCTATATCCGCCTGGACGAGGGCAGCGTCCTTGTCCGCAAGGAGTCCGCTGTGCGGCAGTGGACCGACTTGCTGCACGACGGTGCCATGATGGTCATGGGCCGCGTGAACCGCGCAAACTAA